A genomic window from Macaca mulatta isolate MMU2019108-1 chromosome 19, T2T-MMU8v2.0, whole genome shotgun sequence includes:
- the CIC gene encoding protein capicua homolog isoform X10 — translation MKPMKKACTGLSGPGSGSKSPPATRAKALRRRGAGEGDKPEEEDDEAQQPQPQPGPEEAEEGEEEEAERGPGAEGPPLELHPGDPAPGPAEDPKGDGEAGRWEPSLSRKTATFKSRAPKKKYVEEHGAGSSGVAGAPEERVRTPEEASGLGVPPRPPTSTRSSSTDTASEHSADLEDEPAEPCGPGPWPPGSTSGSYDLRQLRSQRVLARRGDGLFLPAVVRQVRRSQDLGVQFPGDRALTFYEGVPGAGVDVVLDATPPPGALVVGTAVCTCVEPGVAAYREGVVVEVATKPAAYKVRLSPGPSSQPGPPGSLPQPPQPLHREPEEAVWVARSSLRLLRPPWEPEAMLRKPPTGPEEEHVEPGATLPPCPAALDPKQPEDAEVSKISFGGNLGTHCEEGEEKHPPALGTPALLPLPPPQLLSPPPKSPAFVGPGRPGEQPSPCQEGSQGGSRSSSVASLEKGTAPAARARTPLTAAQQKYKKGDVVCTPSGIRKKFNGKQWRRLCSRDGCMKESQRRGYCSRHLSMRTKEMEGLADSGPGGAGRPAAVAAREGSTEFDWGDETSRDSEASSVAARGDSRPRLVAPADLSRFEFDECEAAVMLVSLGSSRSGTPSFSPVSTQSPFSPAPSPSPSPLFGFRPANFSPINASPVIQRTAVRSRHLSASTPKAGVLTPPDLGPHPPPPAPRERHSSGILPTFQTNLTFTVPISPGRRKTELLPHPGALGAPGAGGGGAAPDFPKSDSLDSGVDSVSHTSTPSTPAGFRAVSPAVPFSRSRQPSPLLLLPPPAGLTSDPGPSVRRVPAVQRDSPVIVRNPDVPLPSKFPGEVGTAGEVRAGGPGRGCRETPVPTGVASGKPGLPPPLPAPVPITVPPAAPTAVAQPMPTFGLASSPFQPVAFHPSPAALLPVLVPSSYTSHPAPKKEVIMGRPGTVWTNVEPRSVAVFPWHSLVPFLAPSQPDPSVQPSEAQQPASHPVASNQSKEPAESAAVAHERPPGGTGGADPGRPPGATCPESPGPGPPHPLGVVEPGKGPPPTTEEEAPGPPGEPRLDSETESDHDDAFLSIMSPEIQLPLPPGKRRTQSLSALPKERDSSSEKDGRSPNKREKDHIRRPMNAFMIFSKRHRALVHQRHPNQDNRTVSKILGEWWYALGPKEKQKYHDLAFQVKEAHFKAHPDWKWCNKDRKKSSSEAKPTSLGLAGGHKETRERSMSETGTAAAPGVSSELLSVAAQTLLSSDAKVPGSSSCGAERLHTVGGPGSARPRAFSHSGVHSLDGSEVDSQALQELTQMVSGPASYSGPKPSTQYGAPGPFAAPGEGGALAATGRPSLLPTRASRSQRAASEDMTSDEERMVICEEEGDDDVIADDGFGTTDIDLKCKERVTDSESGDSSGEDPEGNKGFGRKVFSPVIRSSFTHCRPPLDPEPPGPPDPPVAFGKGYSSTPSSSASSPASSSASAATSFSLGSGTFKAQESGQGSTAGPLRPPLPGAGGPATPSKATRFLPTDPATFRRKRPESVGGLEPPGPSVIAAPPSGGGSILQTLVLPPNKEEQEGGGARVPSAPAPSLAYGAPAAPLSRPAATMVTNVVRPVSSTPVPIASKPFPTSGRAEASPNDTAGARTEMGTGSRVPGGSPLGVSLVYSDKKSAAATSPAPHLVAGPLLGTVGKAPATVTNLLVGTPGYGAPAPPAVQFIAQGAPGGGTTAGSGAGAGSGPNGPVPLGILQPGALGKAGGITQVQYILPTLPQQLQVAPAPAPAPGTKAATPSGPAPTTSIRFTLPPGTSTNGKVLAATAPTPGIPILQSVPSAPPPKAQSVSPVQAPPPGGSAQLLPGKVLVPLAAPSMSVRGGGAGQPLPLVSPPFSVPVQNGAQPPSKIIQLTPVPVSTPSGLVPPLSPATLPGPTSQPQKVLLPSSTRITYVQSAGGHALPLGTSPASSQAGTVTSYGPTSSVALGFTSLGPSGPAFVQPLLSAGQAPLLAPGQVGVSPVPSPQLPPACAAPGGPVITAFYSGSPAPTSSAPLAQPSQAPPSLVYTVATSTTPPAATILPKGPPAPATATPAPTSPFPSATGSMTYSLVAPKAQRPSPKAPQKVKAAIASIPVGSFEAGASGRPGPAPRQPLEPGPVREPTAPESELEGQPTPPAPPPAPETWTPTARSSPPPPPPAEERTSAKGPETMASKFPSSSSDWRVPGQGLENRGEPPTPPSPAPAPAVAPGGSSESSSGRAAGDTPERKEAAGTGKKVKVRPPPLKKTFDSVDNRVLSEVDFEERFAELPEFRPEEVLPSPTLQSLATSPRAILGSYRKKRKNSTDLDSAPEDPTSPKRKMRRRSSCSSEPNTPKSAKCEGDIFTFDRTEAEDVLGELEYEKVPYSSLRRTLDQRRALVMQLFQDHGFFPSAQATAAFQARYADIFPSKVCLQLKIREVRQKIMQAATPTEQPPGAEAPLPVPPPTGTAAAPAPTPSPAGGPDPTSPSSDSGTVQAAPPLPPPPESGPGQPGWEGAPQPSPPPPGPSTAATGR, via the exons atgaagccaaTGAAGAAGGCATGCACTGGCCTTTCAGGTCCTGGCAGTGGCAGCAAGTCTCCCCCAGCCACCAGGGCCAAGGCTTTGAGGCGGCgaggggctggggagggtgaCAAGCCAGAGGAGGAGGACGACGAGGCACAGCAGCCGCAACCGCAGCCTGGGCCcgaagaggctgaggaaggggaggaagaggaggctgagCGGGGCCCTGGGGCTGAAGGTCCTCCACTGGAGCTGCACCCTGGCGACCCGGCTCCAGGCCCAGCTGAGGACCCCAAAGGGGATGGGGAGGCAGGCCGCTGGGAGCCCTCACTCAGCCGCAAGACGGCCACGTTCAAGTCTCGAGCGCCCAAGAAGAAGTATGTAGAGGAGCACGGAGCTGGCAGCAGTGGGGTGGCTGGGGCCCCTGAAGAGAGGGTGCGGACCCCTGAGGAGGCCAGTGGCCTGGGGGTGCCTCCACGGCCACCCACCTCCACTCGCTCCTCCTCCACTGACACAGCCAGTGAGCACTCGGCAGACCTGGAGGATGAGCCGGCTGAGCCTTGTGGTCCAGGCCCCTGGCCCCCCGGCAGCACCAGTGGCAGCTATGACCTGCGGCAGCTGCGGTCCCAGCGGGTGCTGGCCCGGCGTGGTGACGGCCTCTTTCTGCCGGCTGTGGTGCGCCAGGTGCGCCGAAGCCAGGACCTGGGTGTGCAGTTCCCTGGTGACCGAGCCCTGACTTTCTACGAGGGGGTGCCAGGTGCTGGTGTGGATGTAGTTTTGGATGCCACACCCCCACCAGGTGCCCTGGTGGTGGGCACAGCTGTCTGTACCTGTGTGGAGCCCGGCGTGGCTGCCTACCGGGaaggtgtggtggtggaggtggccaCCAAGCCAGCTGCCTACAAGGTCCGTCTCAGCCCTGGCCCCAGCTCCCAGCCAGGCCCACCAGGCAGCCTCCCGCAGCCCCCACAGCCACTGCACCGTGAGCCGGAGGAGGCCGTGTGGGTGGCCCGCTCCAGCCTACGCCTGCTGCGCCCCCCCTGGGAACCTGAGGCCATGCTGAGGaagcccccaacaggccccgagGAAGAGCACGTGGAGCCTGGGGCCACCTTGCCACCCTGCCCTGCTGCCCTGGACCCCAAACAGCCCGAGGACGCTGAGGTCTCTAAGATCAGCTTTGGTGGCAACCTGGGTACTCACTGTGAGGAGGGTGAGGAGAAGCACCCTCCAGCGCTGGGTACCCCCGCTCTGctcccactgcccccaccccagctcctgTCACCGCCACCCAAGTCTCCAGCCTTTGTGGGCCCTGGCCGCCCTGGCGAGCAGCCCTCGCCCTGCCAGGAGGGGAGCCAGGGTGGCAGCCGCAGCAGCAGTGTGGCCTCCCTGGAAAAGGGGACCGCACCGGCAGCCCGGGCCCGCACGCCACTGACAGCGGCCCAGCAGAAGTACAAGAAGGGTGATGTGGTCTGTACACCCAGCGGAATACGAAAGAAGTTCAACGGCAAGCAGTGGCGCCGGCTATGCTCGCGAGATGGCTGCATGAAGGAGTCACAGCGGCGAGGCTACTGCTCACGTCACCTGTCCATGCGAACCAAAGAGATGGAGGGCCTGGCAGACAGTGGACCTGGGGGGGCGGGCCGGCCTGCAGCCGTGGCAGCCCGTGAGGGCAGCACGGAGTTTGACTGGGGTGATGAGACGTCGAGGGACAGTGAGGCCAGCAGTGTGGCGGCTCGTGGAGACTCACGGCCACGCCTGGTGGCCCCTGCTGACTTGTCACGCTTTGAGTTCGACGAGTGTGAGGCGGCCGTGATGCTGGTGTCGCTGGGCAGCTCGCGCTCAGGCACGCCCTCCTTCTCACCCGTCTCCACGCAATCGCCCTTCTCGCCAGCCCCGTCACCCTCACCCTCGCCACTCTTCGGTTTCCGCCCTGCCAACTTCAGCCCCATCAATGCCTCGCCAGTCATCCAGCGCACTGCAGTCCGCAGTCGCCACCTGAGCGCCAGCACCCCTAAGGCAGGCGTGCTGACGCCGCCAGACCTGGGCCCCCACCCACCGCCACCTGCCCCCCGAGAGCGCCACTCCTCTGGAATCCTACCCACCTTCCAGACCAACCTGACCTTCACCGTGCCCATCAGCCCTGGGCGACGGAAGACAGAGCTGTTGCCGCACCCAGGGGCCTTGGGGGCCCCTGGCGCAGGGGGTGGAGGAGCCGCCCCAGACTTTCCCAAGAGTGACAGCTTAGACTCTGGTGTGGACTCGGTGTCCCACACATCTACACCCTCCACGCCAGCTGGCTTCCGGGCCGTGTCCCCTGCTGTGCCCTTCTCTCGCTCCCGCCAGCCCTCACCATTGCTGCTGTTGCCCCCGCCTGCCGGCCTGACCTCGGATCCGGGGCCCTCTGTGCGCAGGGTGCCTGCCGTGCAGCGGGACTCACCTGTCATTGTCCGCAACCCTgatgtgccactgccctccaaatTCCCTGGGGAGGTGGGCACTGCTGGTGAGGTGCGGGCTGGGGGACCTGGGCGGGGCTGCCGTGAGACCCCGGTGCCCACTGGGGTGGCCAGTGGGAAGCCTGGCCTGCCCCCACCTCTGCCAGCCCCCGTGCCCATCACTGTACCTCCAGCTGCACCAACTGCCGTGGCCCAGCCGATGCCCACCTTTGGCCTGGCTTCTTCACCCTTTCAGCCTGTGGCCTTCCACCCCTCACCTGCTGCCCTGTTGCCCGTTTTGGTGCCCAGCAGCTACACCAGCCACCCTGCCCCCAAGAAGGAAGTCATCATGGGCCGGCCTGGAACAG TGTGGACGAATGTGGAACCTCGCTCTGTGGCTGTGTTCCCCTGGCACTCCTTAGTCCCCTTCCTGGCACCCAGCCAGCCTGACCCCTCCGTGCAGCCGAGCGAGGCCCAGCAACCTGCCAGCCACCCAGTGGCCTCCAACCAGAGCAAAG AACCTGCTGAGTCGGCAGCTGTTGCTCATGAAAGGCCACCAGGTGGGACAGGGGGTGCTGACCCTGGGCGGCCCCCTGGAGCCACATGCCCTGAGAGCCCAGGACCCGGACCCCCACACCCTTTGGGGGTGGTGGAACCTGGTAAGGGTCCGCCTCCCACCACAGAGGAGGAGGCCCCTGGCCCCCCAGGAGAGCCCCGACTGGACAGTGAGACAGAGAGTGACCATGATGATGC CTTCCTCTCCATCATGTCTCCTGAGATCCAGTTGCCTCTACCGCCTGGAAAACGTCGGACCCAGTCCCTCAGTGCCCTACCCAAGGAACGGGACTCATCTTCTGAGAAGGATGGACGCAGCCCCAACAAG CGGGAGAAGGACCACATCCGGCGGCCCATGAATGCCTTCATGATCTTCAGCAAGCGGCACCGGGCCCTGGTCCACCAGCGTCATCCCAACCAGGACAACCGGACCGTCAGCAAGATCCTGGGCGAGTGGTGGTATGCCTTGGGGCCCAAGGAGAAGCAGAAGTACCACGACCTGGCCTTCCAG GTGAAGGAGGCCCACTTCAAGGCCCACCCAGATTGGAAGTGGTGCAACAAGGACCGAAAGAAGTCCAGCTCGGAGGCCAAGCCCACGAGCCTGGGGCTGGCAGGAGGGCACAAGGAGACGCGGGAGCGGAGCATGTCGGAGACGGGCACTGCCGCTGCCCCTGGGG TGTCCTCTGAGCTCCTCTCCGTCGCAGCCCAGACACTCCTGAGCTCGGACGCCAAGGTTCCGGGGAGCAGCTCCTGTGGGGCAGAACGGCTACACACAGTTGGGGGACCTGGCTCAGCTCGGCCCCGAGCTTTCTCTCACAGTGGGGTACACAGCCTGGATGGCAGCGAAGTAGACAGTCAGGCACTGCAGGAACTGACGCAG ATGGTGTCCGGCCCTGCATCGTACTCTGGCCCAAAGCCTTCTACCCAGTATGGAGCTCCAGGTCCCTTTGCAGCCCCCGGTGAGGGAGGTGCCTTGGCGGCCACCGGGCGGCCTTCGCTGCTGCCCACCCGAGCTTCTCGTTCTCAGCGTGCGGCCAGTGAGGACATGACGAGTGATGAGGAGCGCATGGTCATCTGTGAGGAGGAAGGGGATGATGATGTCATTG CTGATGATGGCTTCGGCACCACTGACATTGATCTCAAGTGCAAGGAGCGGGTGACCGACAGCGAGAGTGGGGACAGCTCTGGGGAGGACCCAGAGGGCAACAAG GGCTTTGGTCGGAAGGTGTTTTCACCTGTGATCCGTTCCTCCTTTACCCACTGCCGTCCCCCACTGGACCCTGAGCCCCCAGGGCCCCCGGATCCTCCTGTAGCCTTTGGCAAAGGCTATAGTTCCACCCCATCCTCCTCTGCGTCCTCGCCTGCTTCCTCCTCAGCCTCGGCAGCCACCTCCTTCTCACTGGGCTCAGGAACCTTCAAGGCCCAGGAGTCTGGTCAGGGCAGCACAGCGGGCCCCCTACGGCCCCCGCTTCCTGGGGCTGGGGGTCCAGCGACACCTTCCAAGGCTACCCGGTTCCTCCCAACGGATCCTGCCACCTTCCGGCGCAAGAGACCTGAAAGTGTGGGTGGCCTGGAGCCGCCAGGCCCCTCAGTCATCGCGGCCCCTCCCAGCGGAGGAGGAAGCATTCTGCAGACACTGGTGCTGCCCCCAAACAAGGAGGAGCAAGAGGGTGGCGGAGCCAGAGTGCCCTCCGCCCCCGCCCCATCACTGGCCTATGGGGCCCCAGCAGCTCCCCTGTCCCGTCCTGCTGCCACCATGGTCACCAACGTGGTGCGGCCTGTCAGCAGCACTCCTGTGCCCATCGCCTCTAAGCCCTTCCCCACCTCTGGCCGGGCTGAGGCGTCTCCAAATGACACAGCAGGTGCCAGGACTGAAATGGGCACTGGGTCTCGGGTGCCTGGGGGCTCCCCGCTGGGTGTCAGCTTAGTGTATTCGGACAAGAAGTCGGCAGCAGCCACCTCACCAGCCCCACATTTGGTGGCTGGACCCCTGCTGGGCACTGTGGGAAAGGCGCCTGCCACTGTCACTAACCTACTGGTGGGCACCCCGGGGTATGGGGCCCCTGCGCCCCCTGCTGTCCAGTTCATTGCCCAGGGGGCCCCTGGCGGTGGGACCACTGCGGGCTCAGGAGCAGGTGCTGGGAGTGGCCCCAATGGGCCAGTACCCCTGGGCATCCTGCAACCAGGTGCCCTGGGCAAGGCTGGGGGAATCACCCAGGTACAGTACATCCTGCCCACGCTGCCCCAGCAGCTTCAGGTGGCACCTGCCCCAGCACCAGCCCCTGGGACCAAGGCAGCGACTCCCAGCGGCCCTGCACCCACCACCAGCATCCGTTTCACCCTCCCACCGGGCACTTCCACCAACGGCAAAGTCTTGGCCGCCACTGCACCCACTCCTGGCATCCCCATCCTGCAGTCTGTACCCTCCGCCCCACCCCCCAAAG CCCAGTCAGTTTCTCCCgtgcaggccccgcccccggGTGGCTCAGCCCAACTGCTGCCTGGGAAGGTCCTAGTGCCCCTGGCCGCCCCTAGCATGTCAGTGCGGGGTGGAGGGGCCGGCCAGCCGCTGCCACTGGTGAGCCCACCCTTCTCAGTACCTGTGCAGAATGGTGCCCAGCCCCCCAGCAAG ATCATCCAGCTGACCCCGGTGCCTGTGAGCACACCCAGCGGCCTGGTGCCGCCCCTGAGCCCAGCCACACTCCCTGGACCCACTTCACAGCCTCAGAAggtcctgctgccctcctccacCAG AATCACCTATGTGCAGTCAGCGGGCGGGCACGCGCTGCCCCTGGGTACCAGCCCTGCATCCAGCCAGGCTGGAACAGTCACCTCGTACGGGCCCACGAGCTCTGTAGCTCTAGGCTTCACCTCGCTGGGGCCCAGTGGCCCCGCCTTCGTGCAGCCCCTGCTCTCAG cAGGCCAAGCCCCACTGCTGGCTCCCGGTCAGGTGGGCGTGTCGCCTGTGCCCAGTCCCCAGCTGCCACCTGCCTGTGCAGCCCCCGGAGGTCCTGTCATAACGGCGTTTTACTCTGGCAGCCCTGCACCCACCTCCTCAGCACCCCTGGCCCAGCCGTCCCAGGCCCCCCCAAGCCTGGTCTACACTGTGGCCACCAGCACAACCCCACCTGCAGCCACCATTCTGCCCAAGGGCCCGCCAGCCCCTGCCACTGCCACCCCAGCCCCGACTAGCCCTTTCCCTAGTGCCACAG GTTCCATGACCTACAGCTTAGTGGCCCCCAAGGCCCAGCGGCCCAGCCCGAAGGCCCCCCAGAAAGTGAAGGCAGCCATCGCCAGCATTCCTGTGGGGTCCTTTGAGGCAGGTGCCTCTGGGCGACCTGGCCCTGCACCCCGGCAGCCTCTGGAGCCTGGCCCAGTCCGAGAGCCAACTGCCCCAGAGTCTGAGCTTGAGGGGCAGCCCACACCACCAGCCCCTCCACCTGCCCCAGAGACCTGGACTCCCACGGCCCGGAGCAGCCCCCCACCGCCCCCGCCTGCTGAGGAGCGGACCAGCGCCAAGGGTCCTGAGACCATG GCCAGCAAATTCCCCAGCTCATCTTCAGACTGGCGCGTCCCTGGGCAGGGCCTGGAGAATCGTGGGGAGCCTCCCActcctcccagcccagccccagctccagccgTAGCCCCTGGTGGCAGCAGCGAGAGCAGCAGTGGGCGGGCAGCCGGGGATACCCCCGAGCGCAAGGAGGCGGCTGGTACTGGCAAGAAGGTGAAGGTGCGGCCCCCGCCCCTGAAGAAGACCTTTGACTCTGTGGACAA CAGGGTCCTGTCAGAAGTGGACTTCGAAGAGCGCTTTGCTGAGCTGCCTGAGTTTCGGCCTGAGGAGGTGCTGCCCTCCCCCACCCTGCAGTCTCTGGCCACCTCACCCCGGGCCATCCTGGGCTCTTACCGCAAGAAGAGGAAGAACTCCACGG ACCTGGATTCAGCACCCGAGGACCCTACCTCGCCCAAGCGCAAGATGAGAAGACGCTCCAGCTGCAGCTCGGAGCCCAACACCCCCAAGAGTGCCAAGTGCGAGGGGGACATCTTCACCTTTGACC GTACAGAAGCCGAGGATGTGCTTGGGGAGCTAGAGTATGAGAAGGTGCCGTACTCCTCCCTGCGGCGCACCCTAGACCAGCGCCGGGCCCTGGTCATGCAGCTCTTCCAGGACCATGGCTTCTTCCCATCAG cccaggccacagcCGCCTTCCAGGCCCGCTATGCAGACATCTTCCCCTCCAAGGTTTGTCTGCAGTTGAAGATCCGTGAGGTGCGCCAGAAGATCATGCAGGCAGCCACTCCCACCGAGCAGCCCCCTGGAGCTGAGGCTCCTCTCCCTGTACCGCCCCCCACTGGCACCgctgctgcccctgcccccactcccagccctgcagggggcCCTGACCCCACCTCGCCCAGCTCCGACTCTGGCACGGTCCAGGCTGCCCCGCCACTGCCTCCGCCCCCAGAGTCGGGGCCTGGACAGCCTGGCTGGGAGGGGGCTCCCCAGCCCTCTCCCCCACCGCCAGGTCCCTCCACAGCTGCCACAGGCAGGTGA